The Armatimonadota bacterium genome contains a region encoding:
- a CDS encoding prepilin-type N-terminal cleavage/methylation domain-containing protein — translation MKRIKKGFTLVEIMIVVLIIGILLAIAVPNFVRARETSRTRTCVANLKQIDSGKEQYAMENRLASGAAVAWANLTPNYLKRQPACPSGGTYTIGNVGTDPTCSTAGHVLP, via the coding sequence ATGAAACGAATTAAAAAGGGATTTACGCTGGTTGAAATCATGATCGTGGTTTTGATCATTGGTATTTTGTTGGCAATTGCTGTTCCGAACTTCGTCCGTGCTCGTGAAACGAGCCGAACACGAACGTGTGTAGCAAACTTGAAGCAGATTGACTCCGGTAAGGAGCAGTACGCAATGGAAAACCGATTGGCATCCGGCGCAGCGGTAGCTTGGGCAAACTTGACCCCGAACTACTTGAAGCGACAGCCAGCATGCCCGTCGGGTGGTACCTACACGATTGGCAACGTCGGAACCGATCCGACATGCTCGACTGCAGGCCACGTACTGCCATAA
- a CDS encoding type II secretion system protein yields the protein MGNELKGTIRNRKRARGFTLIEVLFGIFLVMLCATVLAASMPVGDRSRITANNQNVALSLAQKQMEAVRTAGYANLSVDRLMALGMIDDTDPISGNTYSFTTCDNAVVDSPADALPEGNGTITVNQIAIDLREVIIEVSWFENGRERTVTLGTMVANL from the coding sequence ATGGGCAATGAACTAAAAGGCACAATTCGGAACCGGAAGCGGGCGCGCGGCTTTACTTTGATCGAAGTTCTCTTCGGCATATTTTTGGTAATGCTGTGCGCGACGGTGCTTGCTGCCTCGATGCCTGTCGGAGATCGCAGCCGCATCACCGCTAACAACCAGAACGTCGCACTTTCTCTGGCGCAAAAACAGATGGAAGCTGTGCGGACTGCTGGTTACGCGAATCTTAGCGTGGATCGTCTCATGGCTCTCGGAATGATCGACGACACCGATCCAATCTCAGGGAACACGTACTCGTTCACCACTTGCGATAACGCGGTCGTCGACAGCCCAGCTGACGCCTTGCCAGAAGGAAATGGGACGATCACCGTGAACCAAATTGCGATCGACCTCCGGGAAGTGATCATCGAGGTCAGCTGGTTCGAAAACGGTAGGGAACGGACCGTGACACTCGGAACGATGGTGGCAAACTTATGA
- a CDS encoding prepilin-type N-terminal cleavage/methylation domain-containing protein gives MNRSKKNKGFTLVEIMIVVLIIGILLAIAVPNFVRARETSRTRTCVGNLKQIDSAKEQYAMENRLASGAAVAWANLAPDYLKRQPACPSGGTYTIGNVGTDPTCSTAGHVLP, from the coding sequence ATGAATCGCTCGAAGAAGAACAAGGGCTTTACGCTCGTCGAAATTATGATCGTTGTTTTGATCATCGGTATCCTGTTGGCTATCGCTGTTCCAAACTTTGTCCGTGCTCGAGAAACGAGCCGAACCCGAACCTGCGTTGGTAACTTGAAGCAGATCGACTCGGCAAAAGAGCAATACGCAATGGAAAACCGACTTGCATCGGGTGCTGCAGTGGCCTGGGCAAACCTCGCTCCAGACTATTTGAAGCGACAACCAGCATGCCCATCGGGTGGCACTTACACAATCGGCAACGTGGGTACGGACCCAACTTGCTCGACTGCAGGCCACGTCCTTCCTTAA
- a CDS encoding M48 family metalloprotease, with translation MRKRFVAPLLVTALLQSVGAQDLRPSVAEQIKIGQDAAKQIRKEEKVLPDSDPRVKYIREMGPKLVALIPEAERKKRPFQYSFDVIDSKEINAFALPGGPIFFYTGLINLMSTSDQFVGVLGHEITHVRNQHWASAYADNMKRRLGLAVLLTIINANGSITNAADIIDQGLFLLPYSRKHESESDKFGYDLVMKLGMNPQGMADVFRKLAAGKGKDGFGDVLSTHPDPLKRAEAIEKRLKAEKTAPPAQKPLPFQTDAMKPKPVSSLTFLEILALRDY, from the coding sequence ATGAGAAAACGGTTTGTTGCCCCGCTGCTAGTCACTGCCCTACTCCAGTCGGTAGGCGCGCAGGACCTTCGGCCTTCCGTCGCCGAACAGATCAAGATCGGGCAAGATGCCGCCAAGCAAATCCGCAAAGAGGAAAAGGTGCTGCCAGACAGCGACCCTCGCGTGAAGTACATCCGCGAGATGGGACCGAAGCTAGTTGCGCTCATCCCCGAAGCCGAGCGAAAGAAAAGACCGTTCCAATACAGCTTCGATGTGATCGACAGTAAAGAGATTAACGCGTTTGCGCTCCCGGGTGGCCCAATCTTCTTCTACACCGGGCTGATCAACCTCATGTCCACAAGCGACCAGTTTGTGGGAGTACTCGGCCACGAAATCACCCACGTGCGCAACCAGCACTGGGCATCGGCGTATGCCGACAACATGAAACGCCGGCTCGGTCTGGCGGTGCTCTTGACCATCATCAACGCCAACGGCTCGATCACAAATGCCGCGGACATCATCGATCAGGGCCTGTTCTTGCTTCCCTATTCGCGCAAGCACGAGTCTGAATCCGACAAGTTCGGCTATGACCTCGTGATGAAGCTCGGCATGAACCCGCAAGGAATGGCGGACGTCTTCCGTAAGCTCGCGGCTGGCAAAGGCAAGGATGGCTTCGGCGATGTTCTTTCGACGCACCCCGATCCGCTCAAGCGGGCCGAAGCGATCGAGAAGCGACTGAAGGCCGAAAAGACTGCTCCACCTGCACAAAAACCGCTCCCGTTTCAAACCGACGCGATGAAGCCCAAGCCGGTGTCCTCGCTGACATTCCTGGAGATTCTCGCTCTCCGGGACTATTGA